The Candidatus Uhrbacteria bacterium genome has a segment encoding these proteins:
- the rpsD gene encoding 30S ribosomal protein S4 encodes MKKLQVTAKMSRREGVPLTDAAKHARALTRRPFAPGAHGPESRTRLTDYGKQLREKQKAKRLYGLNERQFANLFDEVSKKKGNTGEMLVQELEARLDNVVYRAGFAKTRPAARQAVSHAHFIVNGKKLNIPSYRVRSGDVIAIRDNKKAKGNLKGAEEVLAKKENLSWLAIDSKTLSAKVTGRPTGVELQQPFDAKMIVEFYSR; translated from the coding sequence ATGAAGAAACTCCAAGTCACCGCCAAAATGTCACGCCGCGAAGGCGTGCCGCTCACGGATGCTGCCAAGCATGCCCGTGCGCTTACGCGTCGCCCATTTGCTCCGGGCGCCCACGGCCCAGAAAGCCGTACCCGCTTGACCGACTACGGCAAGCAGCTCCGCGAGAAGCAAAAGGCCAAGCGTCTCTACGGTTTGAATGAACGCCAGTTTGCCAACCTCTTTGACGAAGTGTCCAAGAAGAAGGGCAACACGGGAGAAATGCTTGTGCAGGAACTTGAAGCGCGTCTCGACAACGTCGTGTACCGCGCTGGTTTTGCAAAGACACGCCCGGCCGCTCGCCAGGCTGTTTCGCACGCCCACTTCATCGTGAACGGCAAGAAGCTCAACATCCCGTCCTACCGTGTCCGCTCGGGAGACGTGATCGCGATCCGCGACAACAAGAAGGCCAAGGGGAACTTGAAGGGTGCTGAGGAAGTATTGGCAAAGAAGGAAAATCTTTCCTGGTTGGCTATCGACTCAAAGACGCTCTCCGCCAAGGTCACTGGCCGCCCGACCGGCGTTGAGTTGCAGCAGCCATTCGACGCTAAGATGATCGTCGAGTTCTACTCTCGCTAA
- a CDS encoding serine hydrolase, with amino-acid sequence MVILLQGAGSIAYASEYVPVPNEFASAVVMRPDGKILYSFKPDAPHTAASLTKLMMALVMLDKNWNWGTAVKMSSADEVGGGRLRVSAGSRVILADLWQSAIGSSANNAATAIARFAGPGVSSFVAKMNAKAKAIGAVSSKFFDPSGMNPKNMTTARDMALIARDAFKQKKVVSASQSGTYTFTLAGSTNTHTIKNTNAPLLADPDVYLVGGKTGYLPESMYNYAAQMSPLAADGKSKVEKRDVIVVVLGSKSTQAAMDSAKRLAEWAWSDEEHFKKASQYPVPARSLVLGMTGEDVRWVQEALNIKPLSGYFGPVTRAAIQKFQVDQGIAKAGNSGYGVVGPATRSKLLELAP; translated from the coding sequence ATGGTAATCCTGCTCCAAGGAGCAGGATCTATTGCCTATGCATCCGAGTATGTCCCGGTTCCCAACGAGTTCGCTTCTGCCGTTGTGATGCGTCCGGATGGAAAGATTTTGTATAGCTTCAAGCCTGACGCACCGCATACGGCAGCAAGCTTGACCAAGCTCATGATGGCGCTCGTCATGCTCGATAAAAATTGGAATTGGGGCACGGCAGTAAAAATGTCTTCGGCTGACGAGGTCGGCGGCGGGCGTCTGCGCGTTTCCGCCGGTTCGCGCGTCATCTTGGCCGACCTCTGGCAATCCGCCATCGGTTCGAGTGCTAACAACGCCGCAACCGCGATCGCGCGTTTTGCCGGACCGGGCGTATCGAGTTTCGTTGCCAAGATGAATGCCAAGGCAAAAGCGATCGGGGCCGTATCGTCCAAGTTTTTTGATCCGTCCGGCATGAATCCAAAAAACATGACGACAGCTCGTGACATGGCCCTGATCGCTCGCGATGCATTCAAGCAGAAAAAAGTCGTCAGTGCATCACAAAGTGGAACATACACGTTCACGCTTGCCGGAAGCACGAATACACATACGATTAAAAATACGAATGCACCGCTGCTCGCTGATCCGGATGTCTATCTTGTGGGCGGAAAAACCGGGTATCTGCCCGAGTCGATGTACAACTACGCTGCTCAGATGTCTCCACTGGCTGCGGATGGAAAATCCAAAGTAGAAAAAAGGGACGTGATTGTCGTTGTACTCGGTTCCAAGTCGACGCAGGCTGCGATGGACTCGGCGAAGCGCTTGGCGGAATGGGCTTGGTCCGATGAAGAGCATTTCAAAAAGGCTAGCCAATACCCGGTACCGGCTCGCAGCCTTGTGCTAGGCATGACAGGAGAAGACGTCCGTTGGGTACAAGAAGCGCTTAATATCAAGCCATTAAGCGGCTATTTTGGCCCCGTAACCCGAGCGGCCATTCAGAAGTTCCAGGTGGATCAAGGTATTGCCAAAGCCGGAAATTCGGGGTATGGAGTGGTTGGTCCGGCGACGCGCTCAAAATTGCTCGAGCTCGCGCCATAA
- the rpsM gene encoding 30S ribosomal protein S13 yields the protein MARIAGVTLPANKRVDIALQYIYGIGRTTALSIVKKTGVDASIRVKDLSEADTNKLRDAVEKEYKVEGDLRREVLTNIKRLKEIGAYRGLRHIKSLPVRGQRTKTNSRTIRGNVRKTMGSGKRKLEKT from the coding sequence ATGGCACGTATCGCCGGTGTAACCCTCCCTGCAAACAAGCGCGTCGACATCGCGCTTCAATATATTTACGGCATCGGCCGTACGACCGCCCTCTCGATCGTCAAGAAGACGGGCGTTGATGCTTCGATCCGCGTAAAGGATCTTTCAGAAGCCGACACCAACAAGCTTCGTGACGCGGTTGAAAAAGAATACAAGGTCGAGGGTGACCTCCGCCGTGAAGTGTTGACCAACATCAAGCGCTTGAAGGAAATCGGCGCCTATCGCGGTCTCCGCCACATTAAGTCCTTGCCGGTCCGCGGTCAGCGCACCAAGACCAACTCCCGCACCATCCGCGGCAACGTTCGTAAGACGATGGGCTCGGGTAAGCGTAAGCTTGAAAAGACGTAA
- the rlmN gene encoding 23S rRNA (adenine(2503)-C(2))-methyltransferase RlmN, producing the protein MDIKALKALLAERGEPAYRLAQAKRAFFVELGNDWESVTTYSKPLREACQEAIPWNVLKEVKTIVSPKGDTVKTLFECADGQKIEAVLMRHEDGRNTVCASSQVGCAMACAFCATGTMGLKRNLSIPEIVEQVIYFSRWLKPKGEYVTNLVMMGMGEPFHNYDNVIAALKQLNDKDGLNLGARHMSISTCGIVPGILKLADEPLQVNLAISIHAGTDEVRDKFMPVNKAYPLAKLMDAVHVYMAKTNRKVMFEYLLLKGINDHKSDANALARLLANDHRLSHVNVIKYHPTEAFDPTDRENRIAFVDWLEERGISATHRVTFGEDIDAACGQLAVQEEDGQVKQGLEAVRIKRVRQNAK; encoded by the coding sequence ATGGATATCAAAGCCCTAAAAGCTCTGCTCGCGGAACGTGGCGAGCCCGCGTATCGCTTGGCTCAGGCCAAGCGTGCATTTTTTGTTGAACTTGGAAACGACTGGGAAAGTGTCACAACCTACTCCAAGCCATTGCGTGAGGCCTGTCAGGAAGCTATCCCGTGGAATGTCTTGAAAGAGGTGAAAACGATTGTCTCCCCAAAAGGCGACACGGTTAAAACATTATTTGAATGTGCCGACGGCCAAAAGATCGAGGCGGTATTGATGCGTCATGAAGATGGCCGCAACACGGTCTGCGCATCCTCCCAAGTCGGCTGCGCCATGGCCTGCGCTTTTTGTGCGACGGGCACGATGGGCTTGAAGCGTAATCTCTCGATTCCGGAAATCGTCGAGCAAGTGATCTACTTCTCTCGCTGGCTAAAACCAAAAGGAGAATACGTCACCAATCTTGTGATGATGGGCATGGGAGAGCCTTTTCATAATTACGACAACGTCATCGCCGCTTTAAAGCAGTTGAACGATAAAGACGGCCTCAATCTCGGCGCACGTCACATGAGTATCTCGACATGCGGTATTGTTCCGGGAATTCTTAAACTCGCTGACGAACCTCTCCAGGTAAACCTTGCGATTTCCATCCATGCAGGTACCGATGAAGTGCGCGACAAATTCATGCCGGTAAACAAAGCCTATCCGCTCGCCAAGTTGATGGACGCAGTTCATGTCTACATGGCAAAGACCAACCGCAAAGTCATGTTCGAGTACCTGCTTCTCAAGGGCATTAATGATCACAAGTCCGATGCCAACGCGCTCGCGCGTCTCTTGGCAAATGATCATCGTCTTTCGCATGTAAACGTCATCAAATACCATCCAACCGAAGCTTTTGATCCGACGGATCGCGAGAATCGCATTGCCTTTGTCGACTGGTTGGAAGAGCGCGGCATCTCCGCAACGCATCGCGTGACATTCGGTGAAGATATCGATGCGGCTTGCGGCCAGCTCGCCGTACAGGAAGAAGACGGCCAGGTAAAACAGGGACTTGAGGCCGTACGCATCAAGCGCGTCCGCCAAAATGCCAAATAA
- the rpsI gene encoding 30S ribosomal protein S9: protein METTEIKKPAKKTAAKKAPAKKKEAATEVAENPVLVGGSYIYALGRRKTAIAKVYLIKNGKGTITVNGKPMESYFTTYESRDMVNSPIKTAGLEGSVDVSVQAQGGGQLGQADAVRLGISRALIELNPTYRKTLKKLGFLMRDPRAKERKKPGLKKARRSPQWSKR from the coding sequence ATGGAAACCACGGAAATCAAGAAGCCGGCAAAAAAGACGGCTGCCAAGAAAGCTCCTGCCAAGAAAAAGGAAGCTGCAACGGAAGTTGCGGAGAACCCAGTCTTGGTCGGCGGTTCCTACATTTACGCCCTCGGACGCCGCAAGACGGCGATCGCCAAGGTCTACTTGATCAAGAACGGCAAAGGCACGATCACGGTCAACGGCAAGCCGATGGAATCGTATTTCACAACCTACGAGTCCCGCGACATGGTCAACTCGCCAATTAAGACCGCTGGTCTTGAAGGCTCGGTCGACGTCAGCGTTCAGGCTCAGGGCGGCGGTCAGCTCGGCCAGGCCGACGCGGTCCGTCTCGGTATCTCCCGCGCTCTCATCGAGCTCAACCCGACCTACCGCAAGACTTTGAAGAAACTCGGCTTCCTTATGCGCGACCCGCGTGCCAAGGAACGTAAGAAGCCAGGTCTCAAGAAAGCTCGCCGCAGCCCGCAGTGGTCAAAGCGTTAA
- the rpsK gene encoding 30S ribosomal protein S11 encodes MSEEKKQQAGTEEAAKPAAKAKPKKNKKARTQVPVGNAHIQATYNNTIVTLTDLNGNVLSWSSAGVNGFKGPKKATPYAASLIVKDACEKAADTGLKEVNVFISGVGQGREGALRAFNANGLTIAMIKDVTPIPHNGCRPPRPRRV; translated from the coding sequence ATGTCTGAAGAAAAGAAACAGCAGGCTGGAACCGAGGAAGCCGCTAAGCCGGCAGCCAAGGCCAAGCCAAAGAAAAACAAGAAGGCCCGCACGCAAGTGCCGGTCGGTAATGCTCATATTCAGGCCACCTACAACAACACGATCGTCACTTTGACCGATTTGAACGGCAACGTTCTCTCCTGGTCGAGCGCCGGTGTGAACGGTTTCAAGGGCCCGAAGAAAGCCACCCCGTACGCCGCTTCGCTCATCGTGAAAGATGCTTGCGAGAAGGCAGCGGACACAGGCTTGAAAGAAGTGAACGTCTTCATCAGCGGAGTTGGTCAGGGTCGCGAAGGTGCTCTCCGCGCTTTCAACGCCAACGGCCTCACGATCGCCATGATCAAGGACGTTACCCCGATTCCGCACAACGGATGCCGCCCGCCGCGTCCGCGCCGTGTCTAA
- the rplM gene encoding 50S ribosomal protein L13 — protein sequence MSTIKNIKRETVTIDATGKVVGRLATHIAKILIGKDKPTYVPHIDAGAIVKVLNADKIVLTGKKMEQKVHFRSSNRPSGVKATPMSRLMKENPGEILVHAVKYMLPKNRTQNERLKRLIIA from the coding sequence ATGTCCACGATCAAGAACATCAAGCGCGAAACCGTCACCATCGACGCAACCGGCAAGGTTGTCGGCCGTTTGGCAACGCATATCGCCAAGATCCTCATCGGCAAAGACAAGCCAACGTATGTTCCGCACATCGATGCCGGAGCGATCGTTAAAGTCTTGAACGCCGACAAGATCGTCCTCACGGGTAAGAAGATGGAACAGAAAGTCCACTTCCGCTCCTCTAACCGCCCAAGCGGTGTGAAGGCCACCCCGATGAGCCGTTTGATGAAGGAGAACCCAGGAGAAATTTTGGTACACGCCGTCAAGTACATGCTCCCAAAGAACCGCACCCAGAACGAGCGTTTGAAGCGCCTTATTATTGCCTAA
- a CDS encoding alanine--tRNA ligase: MTTNEIRQKFLDFFREKGHTIIPSASVVPENDPTVLFTTAGMHPLVPYLQGQPHPGGKRLADSQKCVRTDDIEEVGDNRHLTFFEMLGNWSLGDYFKQEAITWSFEFLTSKDWLAIDPKKIYVTVFEGDADAPRDEESICIWQALYETVGITAELGDRIRAYPKKKNWWGPAGLTGPCGPDTEIFYDTGKAHDKAFGEECHQNCDCGRFVEIWNNVFMQFDKQADGTFAPLAQKNVDTGMGLERIVAVMQNVETVFETDAFTPALDKIASLSGKSYKDHERAFRIIADHLRAATFIIGDPRGVSPSNVGQGYIVRRLLRRAIREGRRLGILESFTHLIAQVYVGEYGGHYVELTQNLDKVVDELKKEEEKFGKTLEKGMKELEKMLSKGPITGEGAFLLFSSYGFPLELTEEILREKGESVDRSVFAAEFKKHQELSRSASAGTFKGGLADHSVETTRLHTATHLLHQALRTVLGDHVEQKGSNITAERLRFDFSHGQKMTPEEIAKTEELVNDAIKRDLPIHCEQLTTDEAKSRGAIGLFDDKYAQLGGKINVYFVGNDEKGFFSKEICGGPHVEHTAQLGSFKIQKEEAVSAGVRRIKATVTGM; encoded by the coding sequence ATGACGACCAATGAAATCCGCCAGAAATTTCTGGATTTTTTCCGCGAGAAGGGCCACACCATCATCCCTTCCGCCTCTGTCGTACCTGAAAACGACCCGACGGTTCTTTTTACGACCGCCGGCATGCATCCGCTTGTCCCATATCTTCAGGGCCAGCCGCATCCAGGTGGCAAGCGTCTTGCTGACTCGCAAAAGTGCGTCCGCACCGATGATATCGAGGAAGTCGGCGACAACCGCCACCTCACGTTTTTTGAGATGCTCGGTAACTGGTCGCTCGGCGATTATTTCAAACAAGAAGCCATCACTTGGTCATTCGAGTTCCTGACCAGCAAAGATTGGCTCGCGATCGATCCAAAAAAGATTTACGTCACGGTATTCGAGGGCGATGCCGATGCTCCGCGCGATGAAGAGTCGATCTGCATCTGGCAGGCGCTCTACGAAACCGTCGGCATTACAGCCGAGCTCGGCGATCGCATCCGCGCTTACCCAAAGAAAAAGAACTGGTGGGGCCCCGCCGGACTTACGGGTCCTTGTGGTCCGGACACGGAAATTTTCTACGACACCGGAAAAGCCCATGACAAGGCTTTTGGAGAAGAGTGTCATCAAAACTGCGATTGCGGCCGCTTCGTCGAAATCTGGAACAACGTCTTCATGCAGTTCGATAAGCAAGCCGACGGCACATTCGCGCCTCTCGCCCAGAAAAACGTCGATACAGGCATGGGTTTGGAGCGTATCGTCGCGGTCATGCAAAACGTCGAGACCGTATTCGAAACCGACGCTTTTACGCCAGCCCTCGATAAGATCGCTTCACTGTCCGGCAAATCCTACAAAGATCACGAGCGCGCCTTCCGCATTATCGCGGATCACCTTCGTGCCGCGACATTTATCATTGGCGATCCGCGCGGTGTTTCTCCATCCAACGTCGGCCAAGGCTATATCGTCCGCCGTTTGCTCCGCCGCGCGATCCGCGAAGGCCGCCGCTTGGGAATCCTCGAGTCGTTCACGCATCTCATCGCGCAAGTTTATGTCGGCGAGTACGGCGGTCATTACGTCGAGCTAACTCAGAACTTGGACAAGGTCGTCGATGAATTGAAGAAAGAAGAAGAGAAATTTGGAAAAACTCTTGAGAAAGGAATGAAGGAACTCGAGAAGATGTTGTCCAAAGGCCCGATCACCGGCGAGGGCGCATTCTTGCTCTTCTCTTCTTACGGTTTCCCGCTCGAGCTCACGGAAGAGATTTTGCGTGAGAAAGGCGAGTCTGTTGATCGCTCCGTATTTGCTGCGGAATTCAAGAAACACCAAGAACTCTCGCGCTCGGCATCCGCTGGAACCTTCAAAGGCGGTCTCGCCGATCATTCTGTAGAAACAACGCGCTTGCACACCGCAACGCACTTGCTTCACCAAGCCCTGCGCACCGTCCTCGGCGACCATGTTGAGCAGAAGGGATCGAATATCACCGCCGAACGTTTGCGATTCGACTTCAGCCACGGTCAAAAGATGACGCCGGAAGAAATCGCCAAAACTGAAGAGCTTGTGAACGACGCCATCAAGCGCGATCTCCCGATTCACTGCGAGCAGCTCACGACCGATGAAGCCAAGAGCAGGGGAGCGATCGGTTTGTTTGACGATAAGTACGCCCAGCTTGGCGGCAAGATCAATGTCTACTTTGTCGGTAACGATGAAAAAGGCTTTTTCTCCAAAGAAATCTGCGGCGGTCCTCATGTCGAGCACACGGCGCAACTTGGAAGCTTCAAGATTCAAAAAGAGGAAGCTGTATCAGCCGGAGTTCGCCGCATCAAAGCAACAGTGACAGGAATGTAA
- the rpmJ gene encoding 50S ribosomal protein L36, with product MKVRSSVKAMCRNCQVLRRKGRVVVICTSTPKHKQRQG from the coding sequence ATGAAAGTACGATCCTCCGTCAAGGCCATGTGCCGAAACTGCCAAGTCCTTCGCCGGAAGGGCCGTGTTGTCGTGATCTGCACGTCGACCCCAAAGCATAAACAGCGCCAAGGTTAA
- the mnmA gene encoding tRNA 2-thiouridine(34) synthase MnmA: protein MSGGVDSSVAASFLVEQGHDVTGGFIKNWSDSKDLWTGECEWRGERRDALRVAARLGIPLLTFDFEEEYRKRVLDRMFAEYRQGVTPNPDVLCNEEIKFGLFFEAAMKLGFDGIATGHYARVRHEGDDHQLLVAVDPAKDQSYFLHRISKESLSKSYFPIGEFHKDEVRRMAAERDLPVAHKPDSQGICFVGKLDFHQFLRLRNPPKPGDIVNPEGEIIGKHDGLDGYTIGQRHGIHVSKDGKAWYVAAKDRDLNRIIIVPDREHELLYSHSAQVENIHLLNKLPSDGHINVVVRYHSEAIPATINMTGDASGTMTFQKPVWAMAPGQSAVFYHGEVCLGGGFLADNRLDSGA, encoded by the coding sequence ATGTCTGGCGGGGTTGATTCGAGCGTGGCCGCCTCGTTCCTTGTCGAGCAAGGCCACGATGTTACCGGTGGTTTTATCAAGAACTGGTCTGACTCCAAAGATTTGTGGACGGGGGAGTGTGAATGGCGCGGCGAGCGCCGCGATGCGCTGCGTGTTGCCGCACGTCTCGGTATTCCGCTGCTTACTTTCGATTTTGAAGAGGAGTATCGCAAGCGCGTACTCGATCGTATGTTCGCCGAGTATCGCCAAGGCGTAACACCGAATCCGGATGTGCTTTGTAATGAAGAAATTAAATTCGGTTTGTTCTTCGAGGCTGCAATGAAACTCGGCTTCGACGGTATCGCAACCGGCCACTACGCACGCGTTCGCCATGAGGGCGATGATCATCAGCTCTTGGTCGCCGTCGATCCGGCAAAAGACCAAAGCTATTTTCTGCACCGTATCTCCAAAGAATCATTGTCCAAAAGCTATTTTCCAATTGGCGAATTCCATAAAGATGAAGTTCGACGTATGGCCGCGGAACGTGATCTCCCTGTCGCGCACAAACCCGATTCCCAAGGCATCTGTTTCGTCGGCAAGCTCGACTTCCATCAATTCTTGCGTTTGCGGAATCCGCCAAAGCCCGGCGACATCGTTAATCCGGAAGGAGAGATCATCGGCAAACATGATGGCCTCGACGGCTACACCATCGGCCAAAGACACGGTATTCATGTCTCAAAAGACGGAAAGGCTTGGTATGTTGCGGCAAAAGATCGAGATCTGAATCGTATTATTATTGTCCCGGATCGCGAGCATGAGCTTCTCTATTCCCATTCGGCTCAGGTAGAAAATATTCATCTACTAAACAAGCTCCCGTCAGACGGTCACATCAACGTTGTTGTCCGTTATCACTCAGAAGCGATTCCTGCGACGATAAATATGACGGGTGATGCGAGTGGCACGATGACGTTCCAAAAGCCCGTCTGGGCCATGGCTCCGGGCCAATCGGCCGTCTTCTATCACGGAGAAGTGTGTCTCGGAGGTGGCTTTCTTGCGGACAACAGGCTAGACTCGGGCGCATGA
- a CDS encoding L,D-transpeptidase has protein sequence MLPNTVTTASSSTAWSWRSWFWLLLSATLLVVALPTHAATSTPDTLDTDSDGLLDIHERKFGTDIHNKDTDGDSFEDGLEILMAYSPTSSEPIRLEKSIFIKLKTQTMEKRVGGVAVKAFKVSSGLASTPTPVGEFKVLNKYPRAWSKSAKLWMPFWMAFTTRGHGLHELPEWPGGKKEGASHLGKPASHGCVRMGIGAAKEMYDWAPVGTRIIIEK, from the coding sequence ATGTTGCCAAACACCGTTACGACGGCTTCGTCATCTACCGCCTGGTCTTGGCGCTCGTGGTTCTGGCTCTTGCTTAGCGCGACGCTACTTGTTGTTGCGCTACCGACGCACGCGGCTACTTCTACGCCAGATACGCTCGATACGGATAGTGATGGTCTTTTGGATATACACGAGAGAAAGTTTGGAACCGATATTCATAATAAAGATACGGATGGCGACAGTTTTGAAGATGGCCTCGAAATTTTGATGGCCTACTCGCCAACAAGTTCTGAGCCGATCCGTTTGGAAAAATCCATTTTTATTAAACTTAAAACACAGACGATGGAGAAGCGCGTTGGTGGTGTTGCGGTCAAGGCATTTAAAGTTTCGAGCGGTCTTGCAAGCACGCCGACGCCGGTAGGAGAATTTAAGGTTCTGAACAAGTACCCGCGCGCCTGGTCAAAAAGCGCAAAACTTTGGATGCCATTTTGGATGGCTTTCACAACGCGCGGCCACGGCTTACACGAGCTGCCTGAGTGGCCGGGCGGAAAAAAAGAGGGAGCAAGTCATCTCGGAAAGCCAGCAAGCCACGGCTGCGTGCGTATGGGCATAGGCGCTGCCAAGGAGATGTATGACTGGGCGCCAGTAGGAACAAGAATTATCATTGAAAAATAA
- a CDS encoding phosphotransferase: MSFEQVNPFAQPVENKTRIERENYTLRLLPGAKDDLPPEFIDKAYEFALANGKKLKHTSKTDTGSEGVNEIVWKMTDQDGYSFVLKLNQPGKMPHPDHELHILEKAHQLGLPAPKPLGMMHAGNADFLMMEYVPGRSGQDIWDKLIDEGWSAGEIEAAQVQAERLIRQTAETYRKALKIDKPWYIKDFLLNFNGRELKSVFPLDFERAHPYDPEKPEKIRVIPKSAKPLPKAA; the protein is encoded by the coding sequence ATGTCCTTTGAGCAGGTAAATCCATTTGCCCAACCTGTCGAGAACAAGACCCGTATCGAACGTGAAAATTACACGCTCCGCCTTTTACCGGGTGCCAAGGACGATCTTCCGCCGGAATTCATCGACAAAGCCTACGAGTTTGCGCTTGCTAACGGCAAAAAGCTTAAGCACACCAGCAAAACGGACACAGGTAGCGAGGGCGTAAATGAAATCGTCTGGAAAATGACCGACCAAGACGGCTACTCATTCGTCCTCAAGCTTAATCAACCAGGCAAAATGCCTCACCCGGATCATGAGTTGCACATTCTGGAAAAAGCTCATCAGCTCGGACTCCCGGCTCCCAAGCCGCTCGGGATGATGCATGCCGGCAATGCTGACTTTCTCATGATGGAATATGTCCCAGGCCGATCCGGCCAAGACATCTGGGACAAACTTATCGATGAAGGCTGGTCAGCAGGGGAGATCGAGGCAGCCCAAGTCCAAGCCGAGCGCCTGATCAGGCAAACCGCCGAGACTTACCGCAAAGCGCTCAAAATCGACAAACCTTGGTATATCAAAGACTTCCTCCTCAATTTCAATGGCCGAGAGCTCAAATCCGTCTTCCCGCTCGACTTTGAGCGCGCTCACCCTTACGACCCGGAAAAACCGGAAAAGATTCGCGTCATCCCCAAGTCAGCCAAGCCCCTTCCCAAGGCCGCTTAA
- the rplQ gene encoding 50S ribosomal protein L17 has product MKHNRVGKTLDRNASARRALLRGLATSIVLYENVNTTLAKAKAVRPFVERLITKGKAKSLVARRQLNAVLMSESAVNKVLEELGPRYATRPGGYTRIVKLGTRKGDGAEIAQIQLVK; this is encoded by the coding sequence ATGAAACATAACCGCGTAGGAAAGACATTGGATCGCAACGCGAGTGCCCGCCGGGCCCTCCTGCGCGGTTTGGCGACTTCGATTGTTCTCTACGAGAACGTCAACACGACTTTGGCCAAGGCCAAGGCCGTCCGCCCGTTTGTCGAGCGTTTGATTACCAAAGGCAAGGCCAAGAGCCTCGTCGCCCGCCGCCAGCTGAACGCCGTTCTTATGAGCGAGTCGGCTGTGAACAAGGTGCTCGAGGAACTCGGTCCGCGCTACGCCACCCGTCCGGGCGGCTACACGCGCATCGTGAAGCTTGGTACGCGCAAGGGAGATGGTGCTGAAATCGCCCAGATCCAGCTTGTAAAATAA
- a CDS encoding DNA-directed RNA polymerase subunit alpha, translating into MESILLPNKIKFNRGERPNEGVLTVEPCAQGYGTTLGNAMRRVLLSSLPGAAVTAVRIKGAEHEFSTIPHVKEDVLEIILALKALRVKLFSEEPIKISLSVKGEKIVTAKDFVKDAQVEVVNTDLHIATLTDPSATLEMEVTVAPGRGYRSTEERNKEKTELGTIAIDALYSPVLNVSYKVEMARVGEKIDFDKLVLRVETDGTLDPLDAVNQSIVILMDNISVLKDLTYSEETA; encoded by the coding sequence ATGGAATCGATCCTCCTCCCAAACAAAATCAAGTTTAACCGCGGTGAGCGTCCTAATGAGGGCGTCCTTACCGTTGAGCCTTGCGCACAGGGTTATGGCACCACGCTTGGCAACGCCATGCGCCGCGTTCTCCTCTCCTCCCTTCCGGGCGCCGCTGTCACAGCCGTCCGCATCAAGGGTGCCGAGCACGAGTTCTCGACCATCCCGCATGTCAAAGAAGACGTCTTGGAAATCATCCTTGCTCTCAAGGCTTTGCGCGTAAAGCTCTTCTCGGAAGAGCCGATCAAGATCTCTTTGTCCGTCAAAGGCGAGAAAATCGTCACGGCCAAGGATTTTGTCAAAGACGCGCAGGTTGAAGTTGTGAACACCGATCTTCACATCGCGACCCTCACGGACCCGTCCGCGACGCTTGAGATGGAAGTCACCGTTGCCCCTGGCCGCGGTTACCGCTCCACAGAAGAGCGCAACAAGGAAAAGACCGAGTTGGGCACGATTGCCATCGACGCCCTCTACAGCCCGGTTTTGAACGTCTCCTACAAGGTCGAGATGGCCCGCGTCGGAGAGAAAATCGACTTTGACAAGCTTGTTTTGCGCGTTGAAACCGACGGCACCCTCGACCCGCTCGACGCCGTCAATCAGTCCATCGTTATTTTGATGGATAACATCTCCGTCTTGAAGGACTTGACCTACTCAGAAGAAACCGCTTAA
- the infA gene encoding translation initiation factor IF-1 — MAGKNTSPSKEFLVMKGTIEENLPSATFKVKLENGQVILCYLGGKMRMNRIRLTPGDDVQVEVSPYDLTKGRITYRL; from the coding sequence ATGGCCGGTAAAAACACGTCTCCCAGCAAGGAATTTCTCGTCATGAAGGGGACGATTGAGGAGAACCTGCCATCAGCCACATTCAAGGTAAAATTGGAAAATGGACAGGTAATTTTGTGCTATCTTGGGGGAAAAATGCGCATGAACCGCATTCGTCTGACCCCGGGCGACGATGTCCAGGTCGAGGTGAGCCCGTACGATTTGACAAAGGGTCGGATTACCTATAGGTTGTAG